GTCCCAGGAGGCGGAGTAGATGAGTCCGGCGGAGAGGGCGAGGCAGGAGATTGTGTCTGAATGCTCGATCCAGAGGGACTTCTGGTTGCGTCGGGATTGGACATAGTTGCTCTGTTTCATGCATTTTCCTATATAGTCCTTGGTGGTGGGGAGGGTGTCGATGAGGCGGAACACATTCTCGGAGCTTCGAGAGACCTGCCAGGCGCGGATGCGGCTGTCCTGGTGGGCGGTGAAGACTCTGTTGCCGGAGGTGAGGAGGGCCTTGACGGCGCCGTCGCCCTGGCCGAATTTGGTGAAGAGGCGGAGGTCGGGCTGCTGCCAGACGATGATGTCGTTGGCGAGGGAGGCGCTGAGGATGAATTCGCCGCAGAGGGCGAGGCAGGAGACGGATCCGACGTGGCCGGAGAGGACGGCGAGGGATTTGTAGGATTGGGAGGAGGTGGCGGGGACCTTGGGTTTCAGATCTTGGAAATCGTATCGGAATGAAGGCGTGGGGCTTTCTTCAGCGtcggtggaggaggaggaggtggaggcgGTGCTACGCGGCGTCGAGCTTGTTGTTAGCAATGACGTTGGTTCGTGAAGGAACACGGATTGAAGCattgtttttattgtttttaaaaaaaaatttgttgattgaataatttgaattggtgatttgttttgtttttgtgaagAATTGAATTGGGGGAGGGTTTTCTTCAATACATGCATATAGGAAATTAACAGAGAGAATCAATATtttggagagagagaatggaatggagaagaaaataaattaaacagaGTGGGAAGGGGACGGGCGAGTACGGGGGTGGTGCAACGGCTACGTAGACTATACCAAAACTACCATCTTATTCTTTTCCATTGTGCGCTGTATTCCTGATAAATGTATATCTTGTTACAACAATTCAtacaatattaataaataaatatgagtgaaaaaaataaatgtgcGCTTTACTTTTATGAATTAATCTTATGGAGAAATAATAGTACTATGAGTGAAACAATGAAAAAGAATTGAGATTGGGGTGCTAAAAATACCGAAAAAATGGTATATCGCTCATATTATAccgaaaaataacaaaaattatcgAATTTTGAGTATACCGTAATTTTTCGTAAGTTTTCAATACggtaacgatatgaatttttttataccGCGGTATATCGAAGATACAATATATATCGGTATTATCGATATAccaaaatatattgaaaatcaATACATATTGAATTATTGGTATGTACTACCATATAtcgaaatatattaaaaataaatacatattgaaattatatttttcataataCATGTATTTGAAATTTGGTATATCGTACCAAAATTTGGTATACCTTTCTAAATAATATACCGAGTTCAGTGTGATATACCGAAATATTGATACGGTAATGgtattgatattatccatacTGAAAGTTTGGTAtaccgaaactttcgatacggtaacggtatgaaattctttcatactGATAATTTTGATACGGTATACGACAACATTTTCAATACGGTATACCGTATCGTCCCAGCCCTAATTTAGACATTTAATGTTGGGTGTGTTTGTATGATGGTTGATGGGGATTTTGCGATTGTATCTCACTGTCTTCTTGTATAGCAACattattttagatctgaaaATATCAATCGGGTCAGCCCAGCGCATTTCAGGCCTACCCACCTTGGGGTGCATGTTAATCGCGTGAGGGCTAATTGGATTGTGATTTTATTGGGTTATAAATATTCAACACTAACCCTAAATGTTTGgctttcgggctagcccaacgaACTAAACGGGCTGCTaccattaaaataaattatgacaATTTTAAGATGTACCgtaaacatttaattatgatcaTTTTAAGATATATgtttaaactcaaacataatttcatactaatttaaaatttataaaaataaaataaaataagtaaacatatttgataaattttaaagcatattttaaaatttacaatATTTGTTATAGTTaatatgattttttaaatttatttatatattattatattggatagtgatcaagatataactaatcttaagtgtataactagagaacaaatctcagccacacatcttaatagaacaaatattatttattttaataatacaaaataggccaagggtatttttggaaattaaattatgaaatgtaAATCTGCATCAATTAAGcgctttccttttctttcttcttccaaATCTACCTATCACCGCTCGACTTcttcacctccaccaccacaacTGACGGCGCCACCGAGAATATATTCGCCGCGATCTCCAGCTTCCCCTTCATCCCGCTCTCCAGTCCCTGCAGCCTCACGCACGAATCGCTCTTCTTCAAGCTGAAATCGAGAGGATCCTCTTTAAGGCTTTTCCTTTCAGTGATGCAAATCAGAATGATAAATATTGCAAGATAAGATAGCTGCGAAAATATGAAGTTTTGGACAATTGTATTTCTCCTTTTCTCTTTTCCTTCACATTTTGACATGATTTGCTCATCCTTCTCAATCGGTAGAAATGAAGTATATGGCGGAAGGTACCTGTAACATTTATCATTATTATCAATATAAAATATTGGTGACTATAATGTCCACTGCTTATATGACGTCATAATATTATAGACTATATTTACTTGCGtccataaataataattttaattttggataatacgagtttaatgcaaaattgataagtAAGAGACagataaatagaaaaatgattAAGGTAATTTTGGTAAATAATTTTCGATATCAAGTATTGTCACTTTTCGTTATCATTCCGCTCAATCGTGTGATGGTTGTGTACAAAACACATATTATTTACtccactcttagtatgattttacttcactcttgtttacaaaacacattactcttattgtgattttacttcactcttgtttacaaaacacatcactcttattgtgattttacttcactcttgtttacaaaacacatcactcttagcatgattttacttcactcttgtttacaaaacacatcactcttatcatgattttacttcactcttgtttacaaaacacatcactcttattctgattttacttcactcttgtttacaaaacacatcactcttagcattattttacttcactattttttacaaaacacatcactcttattctgattttacttcactcttgtttacaaaacacatcactcttattatgattttacttcactcttgttcaaaaaacacatcactctgttatgattttacttcactcttgttcagaaaacacatcactcttattatgattttacttcactcttattattattttacttcactgttattcagaaaacacatcactcttattatgatttaattcactattattcacaaaacacatcactattgttatcattttacttcactcttttttttgTTACAATTAAATTTTACACGCATTACATGTATTATATACTAGTTGCACGCCACTAGGCTATATTATAATACAAACAGATTTCATGTGTTGTTAGCAGGCACGCCACTAGGCTATATTATAATACATGTGTTGTTAGCAGACACGCCACTAGGACATAATCACATATTATAATACAAACAGATTGAAGCTGAAACGCAGAGAAATCCGGTATGTCGTCGGTGAGATTGTTGCTGTGGAGAGCGAGGAATACGAGCGATGGAGAGCGACTAAATGTGACTGGTACAGAGCCAGACAAGGAATTGTAGCTGAGATTGAGCCGAAAGAGCTTAgctgagttgaggagagtaggCGGCAAGGGGCCAGACAATGAATTGTTAGCCAAATCAATAGTCTGGAGAAAGGGGCGGAAGCTGAGAGAAGACGGGATTGAGCCGGAAAATCTGTTGTTAAAGAGCTAAAGGCCTCTGAGATTGGGGAGGAAGCCGAGCGACGGCGGGATCTGGCCGCCGATGAGGTTGTCGTGGAGGCTGAGCTTCCGGAGAGATTGAAATTGGGAGATTTTTTGGGTGATTCTACCGCCGAGGCCGCGCCAGGGCAGCTGTTTGAAattaccattatacccccgaagtaaatttgtgatagatggaactaatttctccttgaAATTCAAAAATCATATGTATTAATACTATCCCtcgattttcttgatcttgtggctgtgatttgttctctagttataggtttaagatgtgtttgccatagatcactaccctattattatattaatacaaATCTAACATATACTTATTGTATACAAAATTAATGttttttatagttatttatattataaaaataatttatgaaatatCTTATTATGTGTCAAACAAGAAGAAATAATAGATAATAGTTTTACATAGATCCAACTCAATGAgccggcccatcgggtttcgggtcTAGCCACTCGGGTTGCGGGCCAATCGGGTGCAagctaatcgggttgtaattataaaattagtggaatgttagttttataacaaaatgtgagtaaaatgagttagtggaatgcagAATCCACTACTAAAGTAATATTAACTGTGCAAGGTGCCAAATTTTTGGGAatggacaaaaatgaaaatagataTCAAATTTTTAGGATAGAGCATAGAGGGTGTATTTTTGGTCGGCCAATGTTACCAAGTTTTAtgtgtaaaaataatgaatattgtattttgaaattaattcacGTAAGCCTTATTTTAGAGCCTTTTTCTTTAAGGTAAAATAAAGGCGCATTATTTTCTTGATTGAATGATTtgtcattaattaaatttcgaaaagaataaattaaaatgggtgatgtttataaataaaaattgataataATTGTCGCATAGTTGTGATAGATGCACGTGCGTctaggggagtgttatattgttaactcaatacttaattgctaactataattaaataatagctaTTAGATATTTAAATCAATGGCCTAGATCATCAGTCCCGAAATGTCAACAtgaacaacaaaaaatgtcaataagagtattaaggtcaatttacaacaaattagttgtaaatgacttttgaaaaatatttcataactgtaaaacgcatataactttctcgatttaaattatattttcgcacaacatatatcgaattaaagataatttcataagaattctaacgagatctcacttgcatatgttccgatgtcaaaatttgaaactttatttgaaatttttcataaatttcgtgAACAGTTTTATATCAATACGCAtcacataatatgtcaatacaatgcttgtacaatgtcaatatgaaattgtattgatattgtcatgtctttgtgttgatgtatttcatacattgtattgaaattgtgtttctaaaccctaaatttgatagttgctattatctttttaattttaaaaaatgaaaaatgaaattacacatgacaaattgtagactacaagatttctaaaattttatggtcgtaaattagttatagttaacaattaaatgatgagttagcaattgatcactcccacgcgcgtctatatatatatatatatatatatatatatatatatatatatatatatagtctcattattcacaaatccactcttaaagaccgaaccaccgaaccataccaaattaggtttttatatctagttttttatggatgcgagacacaaatttatcaattattttcgccttcatcacgagcctattttaattcatccgaaggtaaataagtcatactaacatgttacgaagatttaacttcattccagtaggtttttacttcattctattaggtttttttttcattccagtaggattattacttcattccagtacgtaaatgcggtttcgccgtcgcgtgccgttGTTTctttctacaatatctatcaccactgccacaacgctgatatagtataataaacacatggaatgatgtaataaattattggaatgaagtatgtgtagaagcatttgaagtcctactggaatgaagtaaaaaccttatccaatgaagtaataacgtttctgaatgaagtaataaacacacttgaataaattacattttttaatgtaaataaagtaaaaactcaagtcaatgaattcaaatgaaacatatgttgaatcatttcaaaacctacaggaataaagtaaaaacatgttgtagtttcaaggtattacgtacggaatgaagtaataaacctatacaatgaagtaaaatgagcttgtaatgaataccgaaaaatttacacaacagcacatctcatcaaaaaactagatctaatggcccagatttgatCTCTAGTtgggtctttaaaattggttcgacattgatcactactctatatatatatatatatatatatatatatatatatataggaaaatgatcaatacaaaacttgatctcaatacaaaatccagaccaaatcctgaccatgagatttgacaatccaatggtcaataattaaacaaaaacacggagggtcattgtaaagcagttttaggtcatattataaactttgggtttgaggtcatgttaagatcatttcatgtcatccttactataatgatgtaaaaataagcttacaatgacctaaaaatgacttttgtatgcttggttctgcatttttgtattaagaatggttttgcatggatcaaaaccctatatatatatatatatatatatatatagagagagagagagagagagtctcattattcacaaatccactcttaaagaccgaactagagaccaaatgagggcccttagatctagattttaatggatgagattagaCCATGTTATATTAATTTCGCTCCTTCATTAGGTACACAATTTACTTCAACCCGGGGATATTTAGGTAAAATTGCATTTAGGATAAAAATTTTATGGTTTACTTTCCATACTCATTCCCGCTGCTGCGCCTCCAAAAATATTTACCCTTCTTTCTCATTTCCCGATCCTCTTCTTCTGCAAATCAACGCTCCAACACTGCTTCTTCTGCCAAAATTGACGCTTCCACATCTTCTTCTGCAAATCGACGACATCATCGTCTACCTCAATCGATGACATCGCCAGCTGATTCAACTATAGTCGATTCACCCCTGATTCATCCCCAATCCACTGATTCGAAATGGTTGACACAGGCCAATCGTCGACCGAAGGTAATCGACGGCTGTTGCGTTCTGGCCGAACGTCTAGTGAAGGTAATACACCTTTGAAGTTTTACAAAGTTCTTAATCTTAATTTACTTCATCTAATTCCTAAATTGGATTCTGATTTTCAtcaaaatagtaataaaattccACTCGAAGCTAAGTCTCTGTCATCTCCTTCGCGCTGCATCTACTCACCGTGTTCGTTGCTGTTGTCGAGTCACCACCGTGGACAGAACCGCCTCGCCCCTGTTTCTAAGGTGGTCATCttaaatgggacggagggagtactagaatgaagtaataaacctattggaatgaagtacaagtctactgaaatgaagtaatatctACTGGACGTTGTTACGGGATTCATATGATGTACTATTATATAGTTTGTTGCCGTTTAAATTTTTGGATGTAAAACAAAATCTCATTTCAAAAGCACATAATGAAGTAATACCTAGTAGAAACAAATTACTTCATATTGATCTGTTTATTACTACAAGCGTGAAAAAATTGAACAAAACCTACCTAGTAATGctaatattacttcattcaatctGGTGATTACTTCATTCAGCTAAACTATTACTTCATACTGATCTGTTTATTACTACAAGCGTGAAAAAATCGAACGAAACCTACTGGGGGAGTTTAACAATTGAGATTGGTGCAGAAAAGGTGATGCAGTTTGTTTGATTACTCAATCCATTTGTTTAACAATTGGGgagagttttgattttttgaagcTAAAGCTCTTCCGTGGACACTGCAGAAATGAAATATGCAtaaaagcatttgaagtcctactggaatggaatgaagtaaaaacctagttcAATGAAGTAATTATgtttttgaatgaagtaataaatctattggaataaattatattattgtttacactgaataaattaaaaacctAGCTCAATATATTACAtgctggaatgaagtaataaacttacttgaatgaagtaaaaatcaactaaaatgaTGTAAAActaactggaatgaagtaaaaacctagttcaatgaattcgaatgaaacatg
This sequence is a window from Salvia splendens isolate huo1 chromosome 5, SspV2, whole genome shotgun sequence. Protein-coding genes within it:
- the LOC121803333 gene encoding protein JINGUBANG-like, which gives rise to MHVLKKTLPQFNSSQKQNKSPIQIIQSTNFFLKTIKTMLQSVFLHEPTSLLTTSSTPRSTASTSSSSTDAEESPTPSFRYDFQDLKPKVPATSSQSYKSLAVLSGHVGSVSCLALCGEFILSASLANDIIVWQQPDLRLFTKFGQGDGAVKALLTSGNRVFTAHQDSRIRAWQVSRSSENVFRLIDTLPTTKDYIGKCMKQSNYVQSRRNQKSLWIEHSDTISCLALSAGLIYSASWDKTVKVWRLSDFKCLESVHAHDDAINGIAAGNGMVYTASADGRIKAWGRGGGELSCKKVLEGHRDVSFNAVVLSEDGGFVYGGGSDGSLMGWSWDGWRPVCDVKAHESAVLCVCLMGERMMCSGSADKNICVWRREVDGGVFRHMVVKGHHGPVKCLQASPVRVGGGFMLYSGSLDRSFRVWWVPAHPNN